In Mastigocladopsis repens PCC 10914, a single window of DNA contains:
- the radC gene encoding RadC family protein, protein MTYCLRIADIPETERPRERLLTHGSKILATAELIAILLGTGQGHGKLSAVGLGQYILQELSKHQRDPLAVLRDVSAAELMQIPGIGPAKATTILAAIELGKRAFQSRPGERTLIDSPAAAAAALSQDLMWQNQERFAVLLLDVKNRLLGTQVITIGTATETLAPPREIFREVIRQGATRVIVAHNHPSGNVEPSQEDIELTRQLLVGAQFLGIPLLDHLILGDGNHQSLREITTLWEDYPQGD, encoded by the coding sequence ATGACTTATTGCCTCAGAATTGCCGATATACCAGAGACTGAGCGTCCGCGCGAGCGGTTATTAACGCATGGTTCTAAAATTTTAGCTACAGCCGAGTTAATAGCAATTCTGTTAGGCACCGGTCAAGGACACGGAAAGTTATCTGCCGTGGGCCTGGGGCAATATATTTTACAGGAACTGAGCAAACACCAGCGAGACCCCTTGGCAGTTCTGCGAGATGTCAGCGCCGCCGAGTTGATGCAAATTCCTGGTATTGGTCCGGCAAAAGCCACGACTATCTTAGCGGCGATTGAATTGGGTAAACGAGCATTTCAATCCCGTCCAGGAGAACGCACGTTAATTGATAGCCCAGCGGCGGCGGCTGCTGCTCTGAGTCAAGATTTAATGTGGCAAAATCAAGAACGTTTTGCAGTGTTACTGTTGGATGTGAAGAATCGCCTGCTAGGGACGCAAGTTATTACCATTGGCACCGCAACGGAAACTTTAGCCCCTCCTCGCGAAATTTTTCGAGAAGTCATTCGCCAAGGAGCAACGCGAGTCATAGTTGCCCACAACCATCCGTCTGGAAACGTAGAACCTAGTCAAGAAGATATCGAGTTGACGCGACAGTTATTAGTTGGAGCGCAGTTTTTGGGCATTCCTCTTTTAGACCATCTGATTTTAGGCGATGGCAATCATCAGAGCCTGAGGGAAATAACAACATTGTGGGAGGATTATCCGCAGGGAGATTGA
- a CDS encoding glycosyltransferase, producing the protein MIYFLVVNYYSSNLITKLISSLSASKNNDYKIVIINNSLDDHSIYHLKHELVFIFNAENNLGFGGACNLGIKWISTQDSQGIVWIVNPDAYFTENPLSKVQFFFEVHPEISILGTIVHTPTGEIWFAGGRFIPSTGAIITQDLLTDADADYVACDWITGCSLLINLRKFDEYPQFDSAYFLYYEDFDFCRRYANQGHLIAVTKQFGVLHQPSSITNRYIFRKIKNSTYGYLLSLDRYTNKLILTLRLIRLICYALILIFIKPKVAFGKFGGVLMYWRRTQP; encoded by the coding sequence ATGATTTATTTTTTAGTAGTCAATTATTATTCTAGCAATCTCATTACTAAATTAATTAGCTCTCTGTCTGCTTCTAAAAATAATGATTACAAAATAGTAATTATTAATAATTCTCTCGATGATCATTCTATTTATCATCTAAAGCATGAATTGGTATTTATTTTTAATGCTGAAAATAATCTCGGTTTTGGCGGAGCTTGTAATTTAGGAATAAAGTGGATTTCCACTCAAGATTCTCAAGGAATTGTTTGGATAGTTAATCCAGATGCTTATTTCACAGAAAATCCTTTGTCTAAAGTTCAGTTTTTCTTTGAAGTTCATCCAGAAATTTCCATACTCGGCACGATTGTTCATACTCCCACAGGCGAAATTTGGTTTGCCGGCGGTCGCTTTATTCCTTCAACAGGGGCAATTATCACTCAAGATTTGTTGACCGATGCAGATGCAGACTATGTTGCTTGTGATTGGATTACAGGTTGTAGCCTGCTCATTAATCTTCGTAAATTTGATGAGTATCCTCAGTTTGACTCTGCTTACTTTCTCTACTATGAAGATTTTGACTTTTGCCGACGTTATGCTAATCAAGGACATTTAATTGCAGTGACTAAGCAGTTTGGTGTGCTGCACCAGCCCTCCTCAATTACTAATAGGTATATTTTTAGAAAAATCAAAAATAGTACCTATGGGTATTTGTTATCTTTAGATAGATATACAAATAAATTGATTCTCACCTTAAGGCTAATTCGCTTGATTTGTTATGCTCTAATTTTGATTTTTATAAAACCGAAAGTAGCATTTGGTAAATTTGGTGGCGTGTTAATGTATTGGAGGAGAACGCAACCTTAA
- a CDS encoding Uma2 family endonuclease, with amino-acid sequence MFVQTPPSYYSLEETTDYRSEYNDGEIVPMTGGSINHNRIVVNLIIALTLALREQDYYVYANALRLWIPRYRQYTYPDILIIKDEPMFEEGRTDTVLNPCIIFEVLSKSTSSRDRGDKFTYYRSIPQFQEYVLIDQYQIHIEQFSKTLEGNWLFRESDDKDGVLTLVSGNCQIPHCQISERVNFE; translated from the coding sequence GTGTTTGTACAAACACCCCCTAGTTATTACTCACTTGAGGAAACCACCGACTACCGCAGTGAATATAATGATGGAGAAATTGTTCCCATGACAGGTGGTTCGATTAATCATAACCGGATTGTTGTTAATTTAATAATCGCCCTTACCCTTGCACTCAGGGAGCAAGATTACTACGTTTACGCTAATGCTCTGCGCTTATGGATTCCTCGCTACCGCCAATACACCTACCCAGATATCTTGATTATCAAAGATGAACCCATGTTTGAGGAAGGACGTACCGATACAGTACTGAATCCCTGTATTATCTTTGAAGTTCTTTCCAAATCTACTAGTAGCCGCGACAGGGGTGACAAGTTCACTTACTATCGTTCCATCCCGCAATTTCAAGAATATGTTCTGATTGACCAATATCAAATCCATATTGAGCAGTTTAGTAAAACTTTAGAAGGGAACTGGCTATTTCGAGAATCTGATGACAAGGATGGAGTTTTGACCCTAGTTTCAGGTAACTGTCAAATTCCTCACTGCCAGATTTCTGAACGAGTTAACTTTGAGTAG
- a CDS encoding glycosyltransferase family 4 protein has translation MSKILFNLSIVFSQPTGISNYAKNLFPYLKTLNPTLLTAQNYPEFNCYSIPDNLTPAQGTKGHFDRLVWTQFQLPQIYKKLKSQLIFSPIPEAPFYTDCRFIVMVHDLIPLRFPKLLSPLTNFSRYYVPQVLAQAQHIICNSDATAKDITDFYHIRASKITPILLAHDANHFRPLYLENGGQDVRPTGCPYFLYIGRQDPYKNLHRLMTAFAALPNNREYELWLAGPPDKRYTPVLQKQVEELGITNKVKFLNYVAYSELPKIINGATALVFPSLWEGFGFPVLEAMACGTPVITSNLSSLPEVAGDAAVVINPYNVEEMTEAMQTIATDSALRQHLSTQGISRASQFSWEKTGLATVEVLSRYV, from the coding sequence ATGAGCAAAATATTATTTAACTTATCCATTGTTTTTTCTCAACCTACAGGCATAAGCAACTATGCTAAAAATCTTTTTCCTTATTTAAAAACTCTCAATCCTACCCTATTAACCGCCCAAAACTACCCTGAATTTAACTGTTATTCAATACCAGATAATCTTACGCCTGCTCAAGGGACAAAAGGACATTTTGACCGCCTTGTGTGGACACAATTTCAACTACCGCAAATCTATAAAAAGCTGAAATCTCAACTTATATTTTCTCCTATTCCGGAAGCCCCATTCTATACCGATTGTCGTTTTATCGTAATGGTTCACGACCTGATACCGTTGCGCTTTCCCAAACTCTTGTCGCCACTGACGAATTTCTCGCGCTACTACGTTCCCCAAGTTCTCGCCCAAGCGCAACATATCATCTGCAACTCTGACGCTACGGCAAAGGATATCACCGACTTTTATCACATTCGGGCAAGTAAAATTACCCCTATTCTCCTAGCACATGATGCCAATCATTTTCGCCCGCTTTATTTAGAGAATGGCGGACAAGATGTCCGCCCCACAGGATGCCCCTATTTTCTCTACATTGGGCGACAAGACCCCTACAAGAACCTGCACAGACTCATGACCGCCTTCGCTGCACTACCTAACAATAGGGAATATGAACTTTGGTTAGCAGGACCACCAGATAAACGCTATACTCCTGTTTTACAAAAGCAAGTTGAGGAATTAGGTATAACTAATAAGGTAAAATTCCTCAACTACGTTGCTTACAGCGAATTGCCCAAAATCATCAATGGTGCTACAGCCCTCGTCTTTCCTAGTCTTTGGGAAGGGTTTGGTTTTCCAGTTCTAGAAGCAATGGCTTGCGGTACTCCCGTGATTACCTCAAACCTCTCATCTTTACCAGAAGTGGCTGGCGACGCTGCTGTTGTTATCAATCCTTACAACGTTGAAGAAATGACTGAAGCGATGCAAACAATTGCAACTGATTCAGCATTGCGTCAGCATCTTTCTACTCAAGGTATTAGCAGGGCTAGTCAGTTCAGTTGGGAAAAAACAGGGCTTGCTACTGTTGAAGTTTTATCACGTTATGTTTAA